A genomic segment from Bacillus cereus G9842 encodes:
- a CDS encoding sporulation protein Cse60 translates to MIRVKVFDESHEKDLEDAVNVFLKKIDDSNFVDIKYQVGVSINDDENQIYCFSAMIVYKA, encoded by the coding sequence ATGATTCGTGTGAAAGTGTTTGATGAAAGTCACGAAAAAGACTTAGAAGACGCTGTGAATGTTTTTTTGAAAAAGATTGATGATAGCAACTTTGTAGATATTAAGTACCAAGTTGGTGTTTCCATTAACGACGATGAAAACCAAATTTATTGTTTTTCAGCAATGATCGTTTATAAAGCATAA
- a CDS encoding DUF2553 family protein, which yields MGRTIKIDITNKVVAKFRPNYLELYTSKFMIGKFYVYTEDKKYVLEDGYIYENGKFYRIIDTHRGNNQAAEGCDLGWC from the coding sequence GTGGGGCGCACAATAAAAATTGATATTACAAATAAAGTTGTAGCTAAATTTAGACCAAATTATTTGGAATTATATACGAGTAAATTTATGATAGGTAAGTTTTATGTCTATACTGAAGATAAAAAATATGTGTTAGAAGACGGATATATATATGAGAATGGAAAGTTTTATCGCATCATAGATACGCACCGTGGCAATAATCAAGCGGCGGAGGGCTGCGATCTAGGATGGTGTTAA